agttttattttattttattataccaaagaaaccaaaaaaaataattttttttttttttaataaattttatttttatacagtttttaaaatatttttggTTCTGCCAAAATATGTATGATGCATACAAAATATGcttattaattattattatttaataatatggaataataatattttattatatataaatataaatatgtaaaattTTACACGTGTATCgtattatatgttataattaaataagtatatatagaataattatataattcaaaaattatatagttttttttgttttttttttttttaatatatataataatatattgtatttttGGGTGTgataattaataaattgctttttttttttttttttttttttttttttttttattaaaaaagagaaaaggaaaaaatgaagataataaacAAGCTAGGAAGtatcaaaataattacTCTCTTTCACTTATGTTTCTTTGGATTTCTTTATgtaattttaaattttacTATAGATGTAAGTTGTtcttaaattttttataaattaatataatgtgaattatatatatatatatatatatatataatatatttatatatgtatttttttttttgtgtagAATTCCAATTTTTATAAGGGAGGAGATATTTTGTTGAATAGAAATTTGTCAGAAGGAAAAGCAGaagattataaaaaatcTTCTGGTTCCTCATCCTACTTATCATCACGATCAAGATCATCATCAAGATCATCATCAAGATCATCATCAAGATCATCATCAAGATCATTAAGATCGCCATCCACATCAACATCATTACGATCAACATCTTCCTCATCATCTTCCTCGTCTGCTTCCTCGTCTGCTTCCTCATCTGCTTCCTCATCTGCTTCCTCATCAACTTCCTCATCATGGTTGGAAGATTCTGAGGAAGGTAGTAATGTGGATAGTACTgaggaaaaaaaagaaatagaTTCAATTGAtcatgataataataaaaaaggaaacacaagtgttaatatatataatatgcTTTGTGGTAGTAATCTTGGAGGATATGGTTGTGAACTTAAGGATGTTGctaattatatattgaataatatggataAGTATGATGAACACGAAGCTAAAAAACATGCACAAGATAGATCAGAAAAGTTTTCTAAAGAATTGTCAACATTATTTAGAAAACTAAAATCTAAAGATCCtaatatgtttaataaGAATAAGATCGTTTTTAATGatttatcaaaaaaatatacatgggataaatatgaattaCATCTACCTGGTTTAGCACCTGGAAAATATAGTAACGAAAGAGATGTTgaattaaattataaattaatgGATTTAGAAGATGGATTCACAGATACTCAATATATACGtaaattatattctttgattaatgaaaatgaaaaagataaatttgaagatgtaaaaaaaaagatattttattattgtggagaagaaaataaatcaCTTCATCGTACACGTAAAGAATCAGATCAAGCATGGAAATATTgtgaaaaattaattaaattatattataataattttgataaACACTTTGAAAAAGTATTTCTAATATGGTTAGCATTAAGTGAAGGATTTAATGTATTCGAATATAAAATGCTTATTACAGCTAATAGATTATTGTGGAGAAAATTATCAGATAAAATTCAAGACGAATGTAAAGTTATGATTCAAGATTAAAAGGTTATcacatataattaaaagaaaaaaaaatatatatatataaaaatataaatatatttatatatataaaataaataatttttaatatttgtttatatattacatatgtaaaatatatttccgtttatatttatattaattataatattttattatcatacatatattctttttttttaaaatcataaatattatatatatatatatatatatttttttttttttttttttcttttatatattatttatatatatatatccaattttatatataatttaaagcacattttaaattaactaattttttgttataactataagaataattaatattatctatatataattaattcaccttatcaatttttattttttttttttggaaatgaaaataaaaataaaattattctataatattaggacataataatatgttatttaaaaaaatatatttttctgTGAAGttttctattttatatgtatatatttatattataataaaataatatcttaaaaaaatatataattttaataaaattgaaattataaatgtaataagaattaaaaagagaattataaaaatgtgccctaaatataaatgaagaaattTATTCAATTggttatttatttatttattatgatgaaatgaaaaaatattttcaacttcatatgattatttaaaatatatatatatatatatatatatatatatatataaatttaatttatcttTGTATAATTActtaatttttattttaagAATATAGACACAAATAACTGtgtaaataaattaatatatatatatatatatatatatatatatatgtgaacagaaataaattaacttatatatatattttttttttaaaataataaatataaatgtgtatacatatttatttatacacataggaaataaaatatttataacaccaaaaaaaaaaaaaataaaataaaataataatataaaattaaaatattaaaaaatattattatatatatggaaaataataacaaataaaaaatagtaattcattttattatacctt
Above is a window of Plasmodium gaboni strain SY75 chromosome Unknown, whole genome shotgun sequence DNA encoding:
- a CDS encoding exported protein (PHISTb), translating into MKIINKLGSIKIITLFHLCFFGFLYVILNFTIDNSNFYKGGDILLNRNLSEGKAEDYKKSSGSSSYLSSRSRSSSRSSSRSSSRSSSRSLRSPSTSTSLRSTSSSSSSSSASSSASSSASSSASSSTSSSWLEDSEEGSNVDSTEEKKEIDSIDHDNNKKGNTSVNIYNMLCGSNLGGYGCELKDVANYILNNMDKYDEHEAKKHAQDRSEKFSKELSTLFRKLKSKDPNMFNKNKIVFNDLSKKYTWDKYELHLPGLAPGKYSNERDVELNYKLMDLEDGFTDTQYIRKLYSLINENEKDKFEDVKKKIFYYCGEENKSLHRTRKESDQAWKYCEKLIKLYYNNFDKHFEKVFLIWLALSEGFNVFEYKMLITANRLLWRKLSDKIQDECKVMIQD